The proteins below are encoded in one region of Microcoleus sp. FACHB-672:
- a CDS encoding DUF3067 family protein translates to MTGNDLRQLLLNKWGRSYDIQLRRTRGKIFVQVMWKYLEQASFPMDEGDYLAHLDAIASYLHAWDSVAQVEKYIQQTRENPRLGKAVSIPLDLGERASEWLLEQF, encoded by the coding sequence ATGACCGGCAACGATCTGCGCCAACTGTTGCTGAATAAATGGGGACGCTCATACGATATTCAACTGCGGCGGACTCGAGGTAAAATTTTTGTTCAGGTGATGTGGAAGTACCTGGAACAAGCCTCTTTTCCTATGGATGAGGGAGATTATTTAGCGCATCTCGATGCGATCGCCAGTTATCTTCATGCTTGGGATAGCGTGGCACAAGTGGAAAAGTATATTCAGCAAACACGTGAAAACCCCCGCCTTGGCAAAGCGGTCAGCATCCCCTTAGACTTGGGTGAACGAGCGTCTGAATGGCTGCTGGAACAGTTTTAA
- the petC gene encoding cytochrome b6-f complex iron-sulfur subunit: MAQASGSADVPNMGRRQFMNFLTFGAVTGTALGALYPVVKYFIPPSSGAAGGGVTAKDALGNDISVTNFLASHNAGERALAQGLKGDPTYVVVDTNQAISNYGINAVCTHLGCVVPWNASENKFICPCHGSQYDNTGKVVRGPAPLSLALAHATVADDKITFTPWTETDFRTGDDPWWA, from the coding sequence ATGGCTCAAGCTTCTGGATCTGCAGACGTGCCCAACATGGGGCGTCGTCAATTTATGAATTTTCTAACCTTTGGTGCAGTCACCGGCACAGCGCTGGGTGCCCTGTATCCAGTGGTCAAGTATTTTATTCCGCCCTCTAGCGGCGCTGCCGGTGGTGGTGTGACTGCCAAAGATGCGCTGGGTAACGATATCAGCGTTACTAACTTTTTGGCCAGCCATAATGCCGGTGAGCGTGCCTTAGCGCAGGGTCTTAAAGGCGACCCCACCTACGTTGTGGTAGACACGAACCAAGCGATCTCCAATTACGGTATCAATGCTGTCTGTACCCACCTGGGTTGCGTTGTCCCTTGGAACGCCAGCGAGAACAAATTTATTTGTCCTTGCCACGGTTCTCAGTATGACAACACCGGCAAAGTCGTTCGCGGGCCGGCACCCTTGTCTTTGGCACTCGCTCACGCCACAGTAGCCGATGATAAAATTACCTTCACGCCCTGGACGGAAACAGACTTCCGCACCGGCGACGATCCGTGGTGGGCCTAA